In Flavobacterium sp. CS20, a single window of DNA contains:
- a CDS encoding DUF349 domain-containing protein encodes MSEDKAKNTNPERHQTESENPENSDNQNTINNNNHQEKKLLKDDNTKSSEKDEQNPSDQNLKPEQTDIPDNSSTSDVSDKKESVDNIETSHKNADTTIDSNTDKNKPDAEQEVSEEKNKSENTEPQDQSNDDTINTSDDDEHHKEIDEANAEDSEDEHNASRHEIELKDYDAMSMDELVIELEKLLKKEKVQAIREHVTQIKIAFDKKFNEIIDEKKEQFIEDGGNVIDFHYSSPVKTKFNRIYFEYREKRDAYYKKLKKNLNENLKNRLALIEELKNMIGSGGDMKATFNQFKDLQERWKNAGPVPRNEYSKLWKTYHHHVERFYDFLHLDREFRDLDFQYNLDQKLKIIDRAEELVEEKDINRAFRELQLLHKMWKEEPYPVAKEYRDEIWDRFSEATKKIHDNRKAHFEQLDKEREKNLDVKLDIIKQIETLADTEIKSHKHAQKQIKLVQELRDLFFKAGRVPQKDNEKVWKAFKEQTRRFNRSKNAFYKNLKHQQNENLEKKLELIKIAEDNKDSDDFETTTPLMKKIQADWKKIGFVPRKHSDKIWKQFKAACNHYFDRFHAHKNEENQEEFEAFRAKKDLLDEVKNLKLKGKKDEDLKTIKSYIEQWKSLGLVPQQKKYIEGKFNKALDQLFNKMKINKTEAELLKYENRLQGLEEADDNQQIYKEEQFLRTKISDTKSKINQFENNLQFFSESDKESPLVKEVYDNIDKLKDELEMWEIKLRKIKSL; translated from the coding sequence ATGTCTGAAGATAAAGCAAAAAACACCAACCCTGAACGTCATCAAACCGAGAGTGAAAATCCTGAAAATAGTGATAATCAAAACACTATAAACAATAATAATCATCAGGAAAAAAAATTGCTGAAAGATGATAATACAAAATCATCTGAAAAAGATGAGCAAAACCCTTCAGACCAAAATTTAAAACCAGAACAAACAGATATACCTGACAACTCTTCAACATCTGATGTTTCTGACAAAAAAGAATCTGTTGATAACATAGAAACCTCTCATAAAAACGCTGATACTACAATAGATTCAAACACAGATAAAAATAAACCTGACGCTGAACAAGAAGTTTCGGAAGAAAAAAATAAATCTGAAAATACTGAACCACAAGACCAATCAAATGATGATACTATAAATACTTCTGACGACGACGAACATCACAAAGAAATCGATGAAGCCAATGCCGAAGATTCTGAAGATGAACACAACGCCTCAAGACACGAGATAGAGCTCAAAGACTACGATGCTATGTCCATGGATGAGTTGGTGATTGAACTTGAAAAACTCTTAAAAAAAGAAAAAGTTCAAGCCATTCGCGAACACGTTACACAAATAAAAATAGCTTTTGATAAAAAGTTTAATGAAATCATAGACGAAAAAAAAGAACAGTTTATTGAAGACGGTGGCAATGTTATAGATTTTCATTATTCATCTCCAGTCAAAACTAAGTTTAATCGCATCTATTTTGAATATCGTGAAAAACGAGATGCTTACTACAAAAAACTCAAGAAAAATCTCAACGAAAACCTCAAAAATCGCTTGGCTTTAATTGAAGAACTTAAAAATATGATTGGAAGTGGTGGCGATATGAAAGCTACATTTAACCAATTTAAAGACCTTCAAGAACGCTGGAAAAACGCTGGACCAGTACCAAGAAATGAATATTCTAAATTGTGGAAAACTTATCATCACCACGTTGAACGATTTTATGACTTCTTACACCTCGATAGAGAATTTAGAGATTTAGATTTTCAATACAATCTTGACCAAAAATTGAAAATTATTGATCGAGCTGAAGAATTGGTCGAAGAAAAAGACATCAACAGAGCATTTAGAGAATTGCAACTGTTGCACAAAATGTGGAAAGAAGAACCTTATCCTGTAGCCAAAGAATACCGAGACGAAATTTGGGATAGATTTTCTGAAGCCACCAAAAAAATACACGATAACCGAAAAGCTCATTTTGAGCAACTCGATAAAGAACGAGAAAAAAATCTTGATGTTAAACTCGATATCATCAAACAGATCGAAACTTTAGCCGATACCGAAATCAAGTCTCACAAACATGCCCAAAAACAAATTAAACTTGTTCAAGAGTTAAGAGATTTGTTTTTTAAAGCAGGTCGTGTACCTCAAAAAGATAACGAAAAAGTTTGGAAAGCCTTTAAAGAACAAACCAGACGCTTTAACCGCTCAAAAAATGCGTTTTACAAAAATTTAAAACATCAGCAAAACGAAAATCTTGAAAAGAAGTTAGAACTTATCAAAATCGCTGAAGACAACAAAGACAGCGACGACTTTGAAACCACAACACCACTGATGAAAAAAATACAAGCCGATTGGAAAAAAATTGGTTTTGTGCCTCGCAAACATTCAGATAAAATTTGGAAACAATTTAAAGCCGCTTGCAACCATTATTTTGATAGATTTCACGCCCATAAAAATGAAGAAAATCAAGAAGAATTTGAAGCATTTAGGGCTAAAAAAGATTTGTTAGATGAAGTTAAAAACCTAAAACTTAAAGGCAAAAAAGACGAAGATTTAAAAACCATCAAATCTTATATAGAACAATGGAAGTCTTTAGGTCTAGTGCCTCAACAAAAAAAATACATTGAAGGCAAATTCAACAAAGCTTTAGATCAGTTGTTCAATAAAATGAAAATTAACAAAACAGAAGCCGAATTATTAAAATATGAAAATCGACTTCAAGGTTTAGAAGAAGCTGATGACAACCAACAAATCTATAAAGAAGAACAATTTTTAAGAACCAAAATCAGCGATACAAAAAGCAAAATCAATCAATTTGAAAATAACTTGCAATTTTTCTCAGAATCTGACAAAGAAAGTCCGTTAGTCAAAGAAGTTTATGACAATATCGATAAACTTAAAGATGAACTCGAAATGTGGGAAATCAAATTGAGAAAAATTAAATCCTTGTAA
- a CDS encoding class I SAM-dependent methyltransferase, which produces MSPTQASTPCPLCQHQADWFCSCFNIPQDFYRCSNCLSIFKPSKYFVDADFEEERYRTHNNDVHDKRYQSFVSPITNAVKRDFSSDTKGLDYGCGTGPVATYVLEHEDYNITLYDPYFYPDSSYENEEYDFIICCEVMEHFYEPNQEFEKLKNLLKPNAKLYCKTKMITNDFSVENFKNWHYKNDPTHVFFYSPKTLQVICQKFGFKSVSFDEKLITFNT; this is translated from the coding sequence ATGTCGCCAACTCAAGCGTCAACACCTTGTCCATTATGTCAGCATCAAGCCGATTGGTTTTGTAGTTGCTTTAATATTCCACAAGATTTTTACCGCTGTTCAAACTGTTTGTCAATTTTTAAACCATCAAAATATTTTGTGGATGCAGACTTTGAAGAAGAACGCTACCGTACGCATAATAACGACGTTCACGATAAGCGTTACCAAAGCTTTGTCAGTCCAATCACAAATGCAGTTAAAAGAGATTTCTCATCAGACACCAAGGGTTTAGATTATGGCTGTGGCACTGGTCCAGTTGCAACCTATGTTTTAGAGCATGAAGACTATAACATCACACTTTACGATCCGTATTTTTATCCCGATTCTTCCTATGAAAATGAAGAATATGATTTTATCATTTGTTGTGAAGTGATGGAACATTTTTATGAGCCAAATCAAGAATTTGAAAAACTCAAAAATCTTTTAAAACCCAATGCTAAATTATACTGCAAAACCAAAATGATAACGAATGATTTTTCAGTAGAAAATTTTAAAAACTGGCATTACAAAAACGATCCAACGCACGTATTCTTTTACAGTCCAAAAACTTTGCAAGTCATTTGTCAAAAATTTGGGTTTAAATCTGTATCTTTTGATGAAAAATTAATTACGTTCAACACATGA
- the kdsB gene encoding 3-deoxy-manno-octulosonate cytidylyltransferase — MKNSNLHVIAMIPARLQATRFPRKLLQDLGGKSVIVRTYLNTKATGLFDEVIVVTDSQEIFDDIKSHGGQVMMSQKEHSCGSDRIAEAVETINTDIVVNVQGDEPFTDKDSLENLLNVFHQNDAEQIDLASLMTPLNDLDDIQNPNYVKVIVNQQNFALYFSRSPIPYHRNQTISVQYYRHKGIYAFRKQAILDFSKLPMLGLEAAEQIECIRFLEHGKTIKMVQTQENSFGIDTPQDLDRAKAFFNQQNP, encoded by the coding sequence ATGAAAAACTCAAATTTACATGTCATTGCAATGATACCAGCCAGATTGCAAGCCACGAGATTTCCTAGAAAGCTTTTGCAAGATCTCGGTGGCAAAAGTGTCATTGTCAGAACCTATCTTAACACAAAAGCCACAGGATTGTTTGATGAAGTCATTGTAGTAACCGATAGCCAAGAGATTTTTGATGATATCAAAAGCCACGGCGGTCAAGTTATGATGAGCCAAAAAGAACACAGTTGCGGTAGCGACCGTATTGCTGAAGCCGTTGAAACAATAAATACTGATATTGTTGTCAATGTACAAGGCGATGAACCTTTTACCGATAAAGACAGTTTAGAAAACTTGCTCAATGTTTTCCATCAAAACGATGCCGAGCAAATTGATTTAGCTTCACTGATGACACCACTAAATGACCTTGATGACATCCAAAACCCCAACTATGTGAAAGTGATTGTGAATCAACAAAACTTCGCTTTGTATTTCTCAAGATCGCCGATTCCCTATCATAGAAATCAAACAATTTCTGTTCAATATTACAGACACAAAGGCATTTACGCTTTTAGAAAACAAGCCATTCTGGATTTTTCAAAATTACCGATGTTAGGTTTAGAAGCCGCTGAACAAATAGAATGTATCCGTTTTTTAGAACACGGCAAAACCATTAAAATGGTTCAAACCCAAGAAAACAGTTTTGGCATAGACACTCCACAAGATTTAGACCGTGCCAAAGCTTTTTTTAACCAACAAAACCCATAA
- a CDS encoding DNA methyltransferase, which translates to MNTKHDIIIGDSRQMDYLEDQSVQLAITSPPYWQLKDYGTDNQIGYHEDYETYINNLNLVWKECYRVLENGCRLCVNIGDQFARAVYYGRYKVIPIRTEIIKFCESIGFDYMGAIIWQKQTTTNTTGGASLMGSYPNPRNGVLSIDYEFILLFKKLGKPKRVNKEVKDQSSMTKEEWKEYFNGHWNFGGARQDGHIATFPEELPHRLIKMFSFVGDTILDPFLGSGTTSLASKKLNRNSVGYEINPEFKPFIEKKLGVITPELGQDEINFHRQKSQTDFETEIQKQPYIFKDFHNFDKKVDPKKLQFGSKIDKYKKNREEFFRVKKVISPELIQLNNGLVVRLLGVKENPLANGEATQFLKDKTSKQQVFLKYDEVKHDNSNNLLAYVYLKNKTFLNAHLIKNGLAIADTEIEYKNKKKFQQLQESYVN; encoded by the coding sequence ATGAATACAAAACACGACATAATAATTGGAGACAGCAGACAAATGGACTATCTCGAAGACCAATCTGTCCAACTTGCAATTACCTCACCACCCTATTGGCAATTGAAAGATTACGGTACAGACAACCAAATTGGTTATCATGAAGATTACGAAACTTACATTAATAACCTAAACCTCGTATGGAAAGAGTGCTATCGAGTACTTGAAAATGGGTGTAGGCTTTGTGTGAACATTGGCGACCAATTTGCCCGAGCCGTTTATTATGGACGTTATAAAGTAATTCCTATCCGGACTGAAATCATTAAATTCTGTGAAAGTATAGGATTCGATTATATGGGTGCTATCATTTGGCAAAAACAAACGACCACTAACACAACAGGCGGTGCTTCCTTGATGGGAAGTTATCCAAATCCCCGTAATGGAGTTTTATCCATCGACTATGAGTTTATTTTGCTTTTCAAAAAACTTGGCAAACCCAAAAGAGTAAACAAAGAAGTTAAGGATCAATCGAGTATGACCAAAGAAGAATGGAAAGAATACTTTAATGGACATTGGAATTTTGGTGGAGCAAGACAAGATGGGCATATTGCAACGTTTCCTGAAGAATTGCCACACCGTCTAATAAAAATGTTTTCATTTGTTGGAGATACGATTCTTGACCCGTTTTTAGGAAGTGGAACAACTTCGCTAGCGTCTAAAAAATTAAACCGTAATTCTGTTGGATATGAAATCAATCCTGAATTTAAACCTTTTATTGAAAAAAAACTTGGCGTAATAACACCTGAATTGGGACAGGACGAGATTAACTTCCACAGACAGAAGTCGCAAACAGATTTTGAAACCGAAATCCAGAAACAACCCTATATCTTTAAGGATTTTCATAATTTTGACAAGAAAGTTGACCCTAAAAAACTCCAATTTGGTTCAAAAATAGATAAATACAAAAAAAATAGAGAAGAATTTTTTCGAGTAAAAAAAGTGATTAGCCCTGAACTTATACAATTGAATAATGGTCTCGTTGTACGCCTTCTTGGTGTGAAAGAAAACCCACTAGCAAATGGGGAAGCAACTCAATTTTTAAAAGACAAAACCAGTAAGCAACAAGTTTTTTTAAAATATGATGAAGTTAAGCATGACAACTCAAACAATTTATTGGCTTATGTTTACTTAAAAAATAAAACTTTTCTGAATGCCCATTTAATCAAAAATGGTCTTGCCATTGCAGATACAGAAATAGAATACAAAAACAAGAAAAAATTCCAACAATTACAAGAGAGTTATGTCAACTAA
- a CDS encoding MjaI family restriction endonuclease: protein MSTNQPIKHAKPFGKKEKVLNYASNTYQLTRPKKVGAVMALIRECQPTALDEWEQYYFENAYSKSKTNPVKITQEVLDELGERLYAKITEVVIPEWTAAFKDLSLEDCKEYIYQVTIVRTYDGFLLEKSVVNDGLAKTFPEVEFEESDEELDHAGDIDYIGKVGDKAFGIQIKPITANSNFANYNISERMNNSFKNFEDKFGGKVFIIFSTRVGNKKNIVNKDILKEIKIEIQRLKR from the coding sequence ATGTCAACTAATCAACCTATAAAACACGCAAAACCATTCGGAAAAAAAGAAAAAGTATTAAACTATGCAAGTAATACTTACCAGCTGACAAGACCAAAAAAAGTTGGGGCAGTTATGGCATTAATTCGTGAGTGTCAACCCACTGCTTTAGACGAATGGGAACAATACTATTTTGAGAACGCTTATTCTAAGTCTAAGACTAATCCAGTAAAAATAACTCAAGAAGTCTTAGATGAACTTGGCGAAAGACTTTATGCAAAAATTACTGAAGTTGTTATTCCTGAATGGACTGCCGCTTTTAAAGATTTAAGCCTAGAAGATTGCAAGGAATACATTTACCAAGTAACTATTGTTAGAACTTATGATGGATTTCTTCTCGAAAAATCTGTTGTAAATGATGGTCTTGCAAAGACCTTTCCTGAAGTGGAGTTTGAGGAATCAGACGAAGAACTCGACCACGCAGGAGACATTGATTATATCGGTAAAGTGGGCGACAAAGCTTTTGGTATCCAAATAAAACCAATAACAGCAAACTCAAACTTCGCCAACTATAACATTTCTGAACGAATGAACAACAGTTTTAAAAATTTTGAAGACAAGTTTGGCGGTAAAGTGTTTATAATATTCTCAACACGAGTTGGAAATAAAAAAAATATTGTAAATAAGGATATATTGAAAGAAATTAAAATTGAAATTCAACGTTTAAAAAGGTAA
- the pepE gene encoding dipeptidase PepE, producing MNCIIASTSTIYGSSYLEYLKPTLSEHFKEVREILFVPFARPSGLTYDEYTAKAKDGLTFLNASVKGLQEFENYREAVEKSKAIFVGGGNTFLLVKTLQELDLMSVLKQKILSGTPYLGTSAGSNICGPNMQTTNDMPIVMPNSFEALGVLPFNINAHYIETEPNSKHKGETRRTRIKEFQVFNNVNVVGLKEGSWLEVRDHKIQLKGKLNAVWFEPSKAPKIIQSDAYL from the coding sequence ATGAATTGTATTATCGCTAGCACGTCCACCATTTATGGAAGTAGCTATCTAGAATATTTAAAACCCACATTATCAGAACATTTCAAAGAAGTTAGAGAGATTTTGTTTGTTCCTTTTGCAAGACCATCAGGATTGACCTACGATGAATATACAGCAAAGGCTAAAGACGGTTTGACATTTTTAAACGCCTCTGTAAAAGGTTTACAAGAATTTGAAAATTATAGAGAAGCAGTCGAAAAATCCAAAGCTATATTTGTTGGTGGCGGTAATACGTTTTTGCTGGTTAAAACACTCCAAGAATTGGATTTGATGTCTGTTTTAAAACAAAAAATTTTATCAGGAACGCCTTATCTCGGCACAAGTGCTGGGAGCAATATTTGCGGACCAAATATGCAAACCACAAACGATATGCCTATTGTGATGCCTAATTCTTTTGAAGCTTTAGGGGTTTTGCCGTTCAACATCAATGCACATTATATTGAAACCGAGCCGAATTCAAAACACAAAGGAGAAACTCGACGAACGCGTATTAAAGAATTTCAAGTGTTTAACAACGTTAATGTTGTTGGTTTAAAAGAAGGCAGTTGGCTTGAGGTGAGAGATCATAAAATTCAACTTAAAGGCAAATTAAATGCGGTTTGGTTTGAGCCTAGTAAAGCTCCAAAAATTATTCAATCTGATGCTTATTTATAA